In the genome of Hydrogenophaga sp. PBL-H3, the window CGGTGGACGGCCCCGAGTTCGAGCTGTTCCTGAAGTTCATGCGCCAGCACCCCAATGTGTGGAGCAAGGTGAGCTGCCCCGAGCGTTTGAGCGTGACCGGCCCCAAGGCCCTGAACGGCGAACAGGCGGCTTACCAGGACGTGGTGCCGTTCGCGCGCAAGGTGATCGAGGAGTTCCCTGACCGCGTGCTCTGGGGCACCGACTGGCCGCACCCCAACCTCAAGGACCACATGCCCGACGACGGTCTGCTGGTGGATTTCATTCCGCAAATCGCGCCCTCGGCCGAGGCGCAGAAAAAACTTCTCGTGGACAACCCCATGAAGTTGTATTGGCCAGAGGAGGTCTGACATGGCACTCGACAAACCCTACCTCGACGTGCCCGGCACGACCATCTTCGACGCAGAACAATCCCGCAAGGGCTACTGGCTCAACCAGTTCTGCATGAGCCTCATGAAGGCCGAGAACCGCGAGCGATTCAAGAAGGACGAGCGCGCTTACTTGAACGAATGGGACATGACGGAAGAGCAGAAGTTGGCCGTGCTCGCGCGCGACCTCAACTGGTGCATCCGTCTGGGCGGCAACATCTATTTCCTCGCCAAGATCGGCGCCACCGACGGCAAGAGCTTTCAGCAGATGGCGGGCTCCATGACCGGCATGACCGAAGACGAGTACCGCAACATGATGATCGCCGGTGGCCGCTCGGCCGACGGCAACCGCGTGATCGGTGAAGGAGGGGACGCGCAGGCGCACCGCCAGCCGCAAGGCTCCGCTGGAAAGAAAGTGAACTGACATGGCACGCATCACCGCATCCGTCTATAC includes:
- the ligA gene encoding protocatechuate 4,5-dioxygenase subunit alpha encodes the protein MALDKPYLDVPGTTIFDAEQSRKGYWLNQFCMSLMKAENRERFKKDERAYLNEWDMTEEQKLAVLARDLNWCIRLGGNIYFLAKIGATDGKSFQQMAGSMTGMTEDEYRNMMIAGGRSADGNRVIGEGGDAQAHRQPQGSAGKKVN